A stretch of Paenibacillus peoriae DNA encodes these proteins:
- the hemL gene encoding glutamate-1-semialdehyde 2,1-aminomutase, which yields MIDEQRTVRKDTNSKVAFDEAKQYIPGGVNSPVRAFKSVGITPVYIDHGEGSRVYDIDGQSYLDYVCSWGPLIMGHAHPEVVKALQAAVVKGTSFGAPTLAETEMAKLVCERVPSMDIVRMVNSGTEATMSAIRLARGFTSRSKILKFEGSYHGHADSLLIKAGSGVATLGLPDSPGVPEVVATHTITVPYNDLASVKLAFEKFGEEIAAIIVEPVAGNMGVVPPQPGFLEGLREVTQQYGSLLIFDEVMTGFRVGLHSAQGRFGVTPDLTCLGKVIGGGLPVGAYGGRRDILERIAPSGPIYQAGTLSGNPLAMAAGYSTLKLLTPEVYDRLEERAARLQAGFERNANELGIPVTINRVGSMVCPFFTEEKVVNFDTAKTSNQDHFRRYFTEMVNEGVSVAPSQFEGMFVSGMHTVEDIDATIEANYRALKRL from the coding sequence AACGAACAGTGCGCAAGGATACGAACTCCAAAGTAGCCTTTGATGAGGCAAAACAATACATTCCGGGTGGCGTAAACAGCCCGGTACGGGCTTTTAAATCTGTTGGGATTACACCTGTGTATATCGACCATGGCGAAGGATCGCGCGTATATGATATTGATGGTCAATCCTATTTAGACTATGTATGTTCATGGGGACCGCTTATTATGGGCCATGCACATCCCGAAGTGGTTAAAGCTTTACAGGCTGCTGTTGTAAAAGGAACCAGCTTCGGCGCACCAACGTTGGCAGAAACCGAAATGGCCAAGCTCGTATGTGAGCGTGTTCCTTCTATGGACATTGTACGTATGGTTAACTCCGGTACTGAGGCGACTATGAGTGCGATTCGACTCGCACGCGGATTTACGAGCCGTAGTAAAATTCTTAAATTTGAGGGATCATATCACGGTCATGCGGACAGCTTGCTGATTAAAGCAGGCTCTGGTGTTGCCACATTAGGCTTGCCCGATAGTCCCGGTGTGCCTGAAGTTGTGGCCACCCATACCATCACTGTCCCTTATAATGATCTAGCTTCGGTGAAGCTAGCTTTTGAGAAATTTGGCGAAGAGATTGCCGCAATTATTGTCGAGCCAGTAGCAGGCAATATGGGAGTTGTACCGCCACAGCCTGGATTTTTGGAAGGTTTGCGTGAGGTAACCCAGCAGTACGGAAGTCTGCTGATTTTTGATGAAGTGATGACTGGATTCCGGGTTGGACTTCATTCGGCTCAAGGTCGCTTTGGTGTGACACCGGATCTTACCTGTTTGGGTAAAGTGATTGGTGGTGGACTCCCTGTAGGTGCTTACGGCGGACGTCGTGATATTCTGGAGCGGATTGCTCCATCGGGGCCCATTTATCAAGCGGGTACGCTTAGCGGAAATCCGCTGGCTATGGCAGCAGGTTATTCGACACTTAAATTGCTGACGCCAGAAGTATACGATCGCTTGGAAGAGCGGGCAGCACGACTTCAAGCCGGATTCGAACGTAATGCGAACGAGCTAGGTATCCCTGTCACGATCAATCGCGTGGGTTCCATGGTTTGTCCATTTTTTACAGAAGAAAAGGTTGTCAATTTTGATACAGCTAAAACGAGTAATCAGGACCACTTCCGTCGTTACTTTACTGAAATGGTGAATGAGGGAGTCAGTGTAGCACCATCTCAATTTGAGGGTATGTTTGTATCGGGCATGCATACGGTAGAGGATATTGATGCCACCATTGAGGCGAACTATCGCGCGCTCAAACGTCTATGA
- a CDS encoding RluA family pseudouridine synthase, producing MSWQGGWKRRGPWLEVTPGREITDGEKNSADAVDQWLLNRLELPEKLWRRLRHDKEIELTGDRLRLALFPVMNLGITPRWYDLKVLYEDDFCLVVHKAAGMAVHPDGGVQDGPLTLDHAVASYYEMNGIHAVVRHVHRLDVDTTGPVLYAKNEFALLKLDEQMRAKDIDRRYVALVRGKVPPSLRTLDWPIGKDRHHKQRRRVSPTGQKAVTHIELGEVWGSGSSAVSLVYLTLETGRTHQIRVHLSHAGYPLLGDVLYGGRATDFGRQALHGECLTFCHPLSGETITVEDAWPDDFQKLHKQL from the coding sequence ATGAGCTGGCAAGGTGGCTGGAAAAGAAGAGGACCGTGGCTGGAAGTCACGCCAGGACGGGAAATCACAGACGGGGAAAAAAACAGCGCTGATGCTGTAGATCAGTGGTTGCTGAATCGTTTGGAATTACCGGAAAAGCTGTGGCGCAGACTGCGCCATGATAAAGAGATTGAACTTACAGGGGACCGGCTGCGGCTGGCCCTTTTTCCTGTAATGAACCTTGGCATCACCCCTCGCTGGTATGATTTGAAGGTACTGTATGAAGATGATTTTTGCCTGGTAGTACATAAAGCAGCAGGTATGGCAGTACATCCGGACGGTGGTGTGCAGGATGGTCCGCTGACGTTGGATCATGCTGTCGCATCCTACTATGAGATGAATGGCATTCATGCGGTGGTACGGCATGTACATCGTCTGGATGTGGATACGACGGGCCCAGTGCTATATGCCAAAAATGAGTTTGCGTTGCTCAAGCTGGACGAGCAAATGAGAGCTAAGGATATCGACCGCCGGTATGTAGCTTTGGTACGAGGGAAAGTACCTCCATCGCTGCGAACGTTGGATTGGCCGATTGGCAAGGACAGGCATCATAAGCAGCGCCGTCGTGTATCTCCGACTGGGCAGAAGGCGGTTACCCATATTGAACTCGGGGAAGTATGGGGAAGCGGTTCAAGTGCAGTGAGTCTCGTATATCTGACGCTGGAGACAGGACGGACGCACCAGATTCGCGTACATCTTAGTCATGCTGGCTACCCGTTGCTTGGGGATGTATTATACGGGGGGCGTGCTACTGATTTTGGCAGGCAGGCGCTACACGGAGAGTGTCTTACCTTCTGTCATCCGCTGAGTGGCGAAACGATTACTGTTGAGGATGCTTGGCCGGATGATTTTCAAAAGCTGCACAAACAGCTATAA